A single region of the Solwaraspora sp. WMMD791 genome encodes:
- a CDS encoding 3-deoxy-7-phosphoheptulonate synthase class II has protein sequence MTQSQSFLSTAPDQAPPPPGPPGPAGPGDDGGLDAWRHLPRAQRPPWPDQAEVDAVADLLREVPPIVAPNEVDDLRRQLAVVGEGRAFLLQGGDCAETFVANTEEHLQVNLRTLLQMAVVLTYGASLPVVKVARVAGQYTKPRTQDVDAHGLPVYRGDMINSLEATAEARRPDPQRLVRAYANASSAMNMLRAYLGGGFGDLHRVHDWNRDFVRNSPAGQRYESLAREIDRAIAFISACGLTEVDALRTTSVSCSHEALALEYDRALTRWSNGRAYCLSGHFLWVGERTRQLDGAHVDFLSRVANPIGVKLGPGATPEIALELCEKLNPENIPGRLTLVSRMGSQRVQDVLPPIVEKVTGVGARVVWQCDPMHGNTYSTSNGYKTRHFDRIVDEVLGYFKVHRDLGTHPGGIHIELTGEDVTECVGGAQAIEDLHLPERYETACDPRLNPQQSLELAFLVAEALRG, from the coding sequence ATGACCCAGTCCCAGTCTTTTCTCTCGACCGCCCCGGACCAGGCGCCACCACCACCCGGTCCACCCGGGCCGGCCGGCCCGGGCGACGACGGCGGCCTGGACGCGTGGCGGCACCTGCCCCGGGCTCAACGGCCGCCCTGGCCCGATCAGGCCGAGGTCGACGCCGTCGCGGACCTGCTCCGCGAGGTGCCGCCGATCGTCGCCCCGAACGAGGTCGACGATCTGCGCCGCCAACTCGCGGTGGTGGGCGAAGGCCGTGCCTTCCTGCTGCAGGGCGGCGACTGCGCCGAGACCTTCGTCGCCAACACCGAGGAACACCTGCAGGTCAACCTCCGCACGCTGTTGCAGATGGCGGTGGTGCTCACGTACGGCGCGAGCCTGCCGGTGGTGAAGGTGGCCCGCGTCGCCGGGCAGTACACCAAGCCCCGTACGCAGGACGTCGACGCCCACGGCCTGCCGGTCTACCGGGGCGACATGATCAACTCGCTGGAGGCCACCGCCGAGGCGCGGCGGCCGGATCCGCAGCGCCTCGTCCGGGCGTACGCCAACGCCTCCAGCGCGATGAACATGCTCCGGGCCTATCTCGGCGGCGGTTTCGGCGACCTGCACCGGGTGCACGACTGGAACCGGGACTTCGTCCGGAACTCCCCGGCCGGCCAGCGATACGAATCGCTGGCCCGGGAGATCGACCGGGCGATCGCGTTCATCTCCGCGTGCGGGCTGACCGAGGTGGACGCTCTGCGCACCACCTCGGTCAGCTGTTCGCACGAGGCACTGGCCCTGGAGTACGACCGGGCGTTGACCCGCTGGTCGAACGGCCGGGCATACTGCCTGTCCGGTCACTTCCTGTGGGTCGGTGAACGCACCCGGCAGTTGGACGGGGCGCACGTGGACTTCCTGTCCCGGGTCGCGAACCCGATCGGCGTCAAACTCGGCCCGGGTGCCACGCCCGAGATCGCCCTGGAGCTCTGCGAGAAGCTCAATCCGGAGAACATCCCGGGCCGGCTCACCCTGGTGAGCCGGATGGGCAGCCAACGGGTGCAGGACGTGCTGCCGCCCATCGTGGAGAAGGTGACGGGTGTCGGTGCCCGGGTGGTCTGGCAGTGCGATCCGATGCACGGCAACACCTACTCGACCAGCAACGGCTACAAGACCCGGCACTTCGACCGGATCGTCGACGAGGTACTCGGCTACTTCAAGGTCCATCGGGACCTGGGCACCCATCCGGGCGGAATTCACATCGAGTTGACCGGCGAGGACGTCACCGAGTGCGTCGGTGGCGCGCAGGCGATCGAGGACCTGCACCTGCCGGAACGCTACGAGACGGCCTGCGATCCGCGCCTGAACCCCCAGCAGTCCCTCGAGCTGGCGTTTCTCGTCGCCGAGGCCCTGCGGGGCTGA
- a CDS encoding class I SAM-dependent methyltransferase has translation MDSFEFPGACYEVIRRDMRDVAAEADFVASYLPPGGRVLDLLCGTGTTLRALAARGHRGTGVDRSASFVDFASGSATPGVEYVCQDVVTFRRAATYDVVTCLFGSLNLVPYAELPALLTRVADWLRPGGHLVLDAAHLLSFVDVYQPVVVAHHRGDDMLVTRLARQALRPHDGSWVNDETLLVRNPDGTVSMYENTFVQSVLTAPQIRQLLGSAGFTVVDEFGGFGKEPPPRFGRGPLVTVARVD, from the coding sequence GTGGACAGCTTCGAGTTCCCCGGCGCCTGCTACGAGGTGATCCGCCGGGACATGCGCGACGTCGCCGCAGAGGCCGATTTCGTGGCCTCGTACCTGCCGCCGGGAGGTCGGGTCCTGGACCTGCTCTGCGGCACGGGTACGACGTTGCGGGCGTTGGCCGCGCGCGGTCACCGCGGCACCGGCGTCGACCGTAGCGCCTCGTTCGTCGACTTCGCCAGCGGCAGCGCGACGCCGGGGGTCGAGTACGTGTGCCAGGACGTCGTGACCTTCCGCCGTGCGGCGACGTACGACGTCGTGACCTGCCTGTTCGGGTCCCTCAACCTGGTGCCGTACGCGGAGTTGCCGGCGTTGCTGACCCGCGTCGCGGACTGGCTGCGCCCGGGCGGACACCTCGTGCTCGACGCGGCGCACCTGCTCAGCTTCGTCGACGTGTACCAGCCGGTCGTGGTGGCCCACCATCGTGGCGACGACATGCTCGTCACCCGACTCGCCCGGCAGGCCCTGCGGCCGCACGACGGCAGTTGGGTCAACGACGAGACGCTGCTGGTCCGCAACCCGGATGGCACGGTGAGCATGTACGAGAACACCTTCGTCCAGTCGGTCCTGACCGCGCCGCAGATCCGGCAGTTGCTCGGGTCGGCCGGGTTCACCGTGGTGGACGAGTTCGGTGGATTCGGCAAGGAACCGCCACCACGGTTCGGGCGCGGCCCGCTGGTGACGGTCGCCCGGGTCGATTGA
- a CDS encoding prephenate dehydrogenase, whose translation MTELVAVPATRPASLLVVGTGLIGTSIALAARSGGLRVALADTEPAALAAAVARGAGRAAADTDPPADLAVLAVPPDRVPGVLRDAQHRRLATVWTDVASVKAPVLAGAEAAGCDLASFVPGHPMAGSERAGPAAADGRLFAGRTWALCPVKGTDPGAVDAVRGLVRLCGATPVTLSPQAHDRAVAAVSHTPHLVAAVLAAVLARVPAEDLRLAGTGVRDTTRIAAGDPELWTQILALNATEVGAVAEAVAADLCRAAAALRAGPPDLAVLAELLAAGRAGRAALTRTTPAGPQPAQARDLASR comes from the coding sequence TTGACCGAGCTTGTCGCGGTGCCGGCGACGCGTCCGGCCTCCCTGCTCGTCGTGGGCACTGGCCTGATCGGTACGTCCATCGCGTTGGCGGCCAGGTCGGGCGGACTTCGGGTGGCGTTGGCGGACACCGAGCCTGCCGCGCTCGCCGCAGCCGTTGCCCGGGGCGCCGGCCGCGCCGCCGCCGACACGGATCCGCCAGCGGATCTCGCGGTGCTGGCGGTTCCGCCGGATCGGGTGCCCGGCGTGCTGCGCGACGCACAGCACCGGCGGCTGGCCACGGTCTGGACCGACGTGGCGAGTGTGAAGGCGCCGGTCCTGGCCGGCGCCGAAGCCGCAGGTTGTGACCTGGCGTCGTTCGTGCCCGGGCACCCGATGGCGGGCAGCGAGCGGGCCGGGCCGGCCGCCGCCGACGGACGTCTGTTCGCTGGACGGACCTGGGCGTTGTGTCCGGTGAAGGGGACCGACCCCGGGGCGGTCGACGCCGTACGTGGCCTGGTACGGCTGTGCGGCGCGACACCGGTGACGCTCAGTCCGCAGGCCCACGACCGGGCGGTGGCCGCTGTCTCGCACACGCCGCACCTGGTGGCCGCCGTGCTCGCGGCGGTGCTGGCGCGGGTCCCGGCCGAGGATCTGCGGCTGGCCGGTACCGGGGTACGCGACACCACCCGGATCGCCGCCGGTGATCCGGAGCTCTGGACGCAGATCCTCGCCCTCAACGCGACGGAGGTCGGCGCGGTCGCCGAGGCGGTCGCCGCGGACCTGTGCCGGGCCGCCGCCGCGTTGCGGGCAGGGCCACCGGATCTCGCGGTCCTCGCCGAACTGCTCGCGGCGGGTCGCGCCGGTCGGGCCGCCCTGACCCGGACGACGCCCGCCGGTCCACAGCCGGCTCAGGCGCGGGACCTGGCCAGCAGGTAG
- a CDS encoding iron ABC transporter permease, with protein MRTDAAPPAGNRPAPGAATSSPVAAPDRTGRALLGGVGALLSLAVALIVAAGWHLTQGTAGLGLGDVLSALGDDGGPAREILLGSRLPRLAAGIAVGFALGVAGAMFQSLARNTLAAPDTLAVTAGAYFAVSAVAAFGLAVPLWASGTVAFVGGLLAAAVVLGLAGGAGSSTTRLVLAGSVVAMALQAATAALLIGFQQETTGLFAWGSGSLSQLGLTTFQYAAPVVAAATVGALLLARRLDVLGVGDDTAAALGVPVRTTRAAGIVLAVLLTAAAVTLAGPIGFVGLCAPAITRLLARVVPALHRHSVGVPAAGLVGALTVIGADLAVRALLGADRAGQVPTGVTTTLVGAIVLVLLARRVRDSGPTRQPPGSGMGPRGRRRFWAVLVVVGAATGGTALLGLLAGNTWLLTGDIALWASGEGPPMVRFALDERAPRVAAALVAGGALALSGCMVQATCRNPLAEPGILGITGGAGLAAVIVVTAAGGGGNTALAVAATVGAVAAFGLVYAIAWRGGLHTDRLVLVGIGVWYATTALTTYLLVRSNPWDTPKIYTWLSGTTYGRSWEQVVPATIALLVALPVALAARRELDLLALDEDTPRLVGVGLERLRLLVLTVAAVLAAMSVTAIGVVGFVGLVAPHAARALVGGRHARIIPVAVGLGAVGLGLADTVGRTVLAPAQLPAGLVVALIGAPYFIYLLARSRA; from the coding sequence GTGCGCACCGACGCCGCGCCGCCGGCCGGGAACCGGCCGGCGCCGGGTGCCGCCACCAGTTCCCCGGTGGCGGCACCCGATCGGACCGGCCGGGCCCTACTCGGCGGGGTCGGCGCCCTGCTGTCACTCGCCGTCGCCCTGATCGTCGCGGCCGGCTGGCACCTCACCCAGGGCACCGCCGGCCTCGGCCTCGGCGACGTGCTCAGCGCGCTCGGCGACGACGGCGGCCCGGCCCGGGAGATTCTCCTCGGCTCCCGGCTGCCCCGGCTGGCCGCCGGGATCGCGGTCGGCTTCGCCCTCGGCGTCGCCGGGGCGATGTTCCAGTCCCTGGCCCGCAACACGCTCGCCGCACCGGACACCCTCGCGGTGACCGCCGGCGCCTACTTCGCGGTCAGCGCCGTCGCGGCCTTCGGGCTGGCGGTTCCGCTGTGGGCCTCGGGCACCGTCGCCTTCGTCGGTGGACTGCTGGCGGCCGCCGTGGTGCTCGGCCTCGCTGGCGGCGCGGGCAGCTCGACGACCCGGCTCGTCCTGGCCGGCTCCGTGGTGGCGATGGCGCTGCAGGCGGCCACGGCCGCGCTGCTCATCGGCTTCCAGCAGGAGACCACCGGGCTGTTCGCCTGGGGCAGTGGCTCACTGAGCCAGCTCGGACTCACCACGTTCCAGTACGCCGCGCCGGTCGTGGCGGCGGCCACCGTCGGCGCATTGCTGCTGGCCCGGCGACTCGACGTGCTCGGCGTCGGCGACGACACCGCCGCCGCGCTCGGCGTACCGGTGCGGACGACCCGCGCGGCCGGCATCGTCCTCGCGGTCCTGCTGACCGCAGCGGCGGTGACCCTGGCCGGACCGATCGGCTTCGTCGGACTCTGCGCACCGGCGATCACCCGGCTGCTGGCCCGGGTCGTGCCGGCGCTGCACCGACACTCCGTCGGTGTCCCGGCTGCCGGCCTCGTCGGCGCGCTGACCGTGATCGGCGCGGACCTGGCCGTCCGGGCCCTGCTCGGTGCCGACCGGGCGGGTCAGGTGCCGACCGGTGTCACCACCACCCTCGTCGGGGCCATCGTGCTCGTCCTGCTCGCCCGCCGGGTGCGCGACTCCGGGCCGACCCGGCAGCCGCCAGGCAGTGGGATGGGACCGCGCGGCCGGCGTCGGTTCTGGGCCGTACTGGTCGTCGTCGGTGCCGCCACCGGCGGAACCGCCCTGCTCGGGTTGCTCGCCGGCAACACCTGGCTGCTCACCGGGGACATCGCGCTGTGGGCGTCCGGCGAGGGCCCTCCGATGGTCCGGTTCGCCCTCGACGAACGGGCCCCCCGGGTGGCGGCCGCCCTCGTCGCCGGTGGCGCGCTGGCGCTGTCCGGCTGCATGGTCCAGGCCACCTGCCGCAACCCGCTCGCCGAGCCGGGGATTCTCGGGATCACCGGCGGCGCGGGGCTGGCCGCGGTGATCGTCGTGACCGCTGCCGGCGGCGGCGGGAACACGGCGCTGGCCGTGGCCGCGACCGTCGGCGCGGTGGCCGCCTTCGGCCTGGTCTACGCGATCGCCTGGCGTGGCGGGCTGCACACCGACCGGCTGGTCCTGGTCGGAATCGGTGTCTGGTACGCGACGACCGCCCTGACGACGTACCTGCTGGTGCGGTCGAATCCGTGGGACACCCCGAAGATCTACACCTGGTTGTCGGGTACCACCTACGGCCGCAGTTGGGAGCAGGTAGTGCCGGCGACGATCGCCCTGCTGGTCGCCCTGCCGGTCGCGCTCGCCGCCCGTCGCGAACTCGATCTGCTCGCCCTCGACGAGGACACCCCCCGGCTCGTCGGGGTCGGTCTGGAACGCCTGCGTCTGCTGGTGTTGACCGTCGCCGCCGTGCTCGCCGCGATGAGCGTCACGGCGATCGGAGTGGTCGGCTTCGTCGGCCTGGTCGCGCCGCACGCCGCCCGGGCCCTGGTGGGCGGCAGGCACGCCCGGATCATCCCGGTGGCGGTCGGGCTGGGCGCGGTCGGACTCGGGCTGGCCGACACCGTCGGGCGCACGGTCCTGGCACCGGCCCAGCTGCCGGCCGGACTGGTGGTGGCGCTGATCGGCGCGCCGTACTTCATCTACCTGCTGGCCAGGTCCCGCGCCTGA
- a CDS encoding iron-siderophore ABC transporter substrate-binding protein: MKTRSITAALAAAALVPTLLAGCGTSDPQATTDSTPPANASGECADDTTTTSTGPVEITDVLGRTVSLDAPAERVAVLEWQQIEDVLTLCLTPVAVADPEGYRTWVTAEELPDGVADVGGRGEPNLDALFAANPDLVIVEATTADDPIITQLAEYDVPVLATRGADTADPIQNMLDTFTLIAEAVGRTDRAEVVVEQFQAGLEQAKQDVAADAPSTTEFIYFDGWIQGGNVALRPFGQGSLVGELGEAIGLTNAWTGEVDPSYGLGQTDIEGISTVGDATFFHTGTTDPAGSVITELQKNEVWASLPAVAQGRAHAFPPGIWTFGGPRSSQQVLDAYVDLLTS, encoded by the coding sequence ATGAAAACCCGATCGATCACGGCTGCCCTCGCGGCCGCCGCGCTGGTTCCCACCCTCCTGGCCGGCTGCGGCACCAGCGACCCGCAGGCCACCACGGACAGTACGCCGCCGGCCAACGCCTCCGGTGAATGCGCCGACGACACCACGACGACCTCGACCGGGCCGGTCGAGATCACCGACGTGCTCGGACGCACCGTCAGCCTGGACGCCCCGGCCGAGCGGGTCGCCGTGCTGGAATGGCAGCAGATCGAGGACGTCCTCACCCTCTGCCTGACTCCGGTCGCGGTCGCCGACCCCGAGGGCTACCGCACCTGGGTGACCGCCGAGGAACTGCCCGACGGTGTCGCCGACGTCGGCGGACGGGGCGAACCCAACCTGGACGCCCTGTTCGCCGCCAACCCCGACCTGGTCATCGTCGAGGCCACCACCGCCGACGACCCGATCATCACCCAGCTGGCCGAGTACGACGTCCCGGTGCTCGCCACCCGGGGCGCGGACACCGCCGACCCGATCCAGAACATGCTGGACACCTTCACCCTGATCGCCGAGGCCGTCGGACGCACCGACCGGGCCGAGGTCGTCGTCGAGCAGTTCCAGGCGGGACTCGAGCAGGCGAAGCAGGACGTCGCCGCCGACGCGCCGTCGACCACCGAGTTCATCTACTTCGACGGCTGGATCCAGGGCGGCAACGTCGCACTGCGGCCGTTCGGCCAGGGTTCCCTGGTCGGCGAACTCGGCGAGGCGATCGGCCTGACCAACGCCTGGACCGGCGAGGTGGACCCGTCGTACGGCCTCGGGCAGACCGACATCGAGGGGATCAGCACCGTCGGCGACGCCACCTTCTTCCACACCGGCACCACCGATCCGGCCGGCAGCGTCATCACCGAGCTGCAGAAGAACGAGGTCTGGGCGTCACTGCCCGCCGTCGCGCAGGGTCGGGCCCACGCGTTCCCACCGGGCATCTGGACCTTCGGCGGGCCACGCTCGTCGCAGCAGGTGCTCGACGCGTACGTCGACCTGCTGACCAGCTGA
- a CDS encoding ABC transporter ATP-binding protein, whose protein sequence is MIATALHGDDLVLGYHRTTVVHGVSVAIRPGSVTALIGPNGSGKSTVLRSLARLHKAESGRVLLRRDDGVEQDTAPLTAREFARRVTLLSQSRPHPSGLRIRDVVAFGRHPHRRRFSALTEADQSMIDHAMRLTGITAMATRAIDQLSGGELQRVWLATCLAQDTSVLLLDEPTNHLDLRYQVEILDLVRDLADQHTTALGVVLHDLNQAASVADQIVLLHQGRVRAVGTAAEVLTADHLSEVYGLPIDTTMDPDTGLVRVEPRGRHHHRRR, encoded by the coding sequence ATGATCGCGACCGCGTTGCACGGCGACGACCTGGTGCTCGGCTACCACCGCACCACCGTCGTCCACGGGGTGTCGGTCGCCATCCGGCCCGGCTCGGTGACCGCCCTGATCGGCCCGAACGGCAGCGGCAAGTCCACCGTGCTGCGGTCGCTCGCCCGACTGCACAAGGCCGAGTCCGGCCGGGTCCTGCTACGCCGCGACGACGGCGTCGAACAGGACACCGCGCCGCTGACCGCCCGGGAGTTCGCCCGCCGGGTCACCCTGCTGTCGCAGTCCCGGCCACACCCGTCCGGCCTGCGGATCCGCGACGTCGTGGCGTTCGGCCGACACCCGCACCGACGCCGGTTCAGCGCCCTCACCGAGGCCGACCAGTCCATGATCGACCACGCGATGCGGCTGACCGGGATCACCGCGATGGCGACACGGGCGATCGACCAGCTCTCCGGTGGCGAGTTGCAGCGGGTCTGGCTCGCCACCTGCCTGGCCCAGGACACCAGCGTCCTGCTGCTCGACGAACCGACCAACCATCTCGATCTGCGATACCAGGTCGAGATCCTCGACCTGGTCCGCGATCTGGCGGACCAGCACACCACGGCGCTCGGCGTCGTCCTGCACGACCTGAACCAGGCGGCGAGCGTCGCCGACCAGATCGTCCTGCTGCACCAGGGCCGGGTCCGGGCCGTCGGCACCGCCGCCGAGGTGCTGACCGCGGACCATCTCAGCGAGGTCTACGGGCTGCCGATCGACACCACGATGGACCCCGACACCGGCCTGGTACGGGTCGAGCCCCGGGGTAGGCACCACCACCGGCGCCGATGA
- the wecB gene encoding UDP-N-acetylglucosamine 2-epimerase (non-hydrolyzing), with translation MTRVMTVVGTRPEIIRLSRVMDRLDRTVEHVLVHTGQNWDPFLSEVFFTELRLRPPDRSLGVDTTSLGRVLGGVLVGVEEAIADHRPDALLVLGDTNSAIAALMARRMRVPVYHMEAGNRCFDLNVPEETNRRLVDHVSDFNLVYSEHARRNLIAEGLHPRRILHTGSPMREVLDHYRADIAASTVLDQLGLTPGGYVVVSAHREENVDRPDRLHRLLDCLRAVRDEWALPVLVSTHPRTRKRLEALASDPTSLDRITFHEPFGLFDYVSLQRAAHCTLSDSGTISEEAAILGFPAVTLRESIERPEALDAGGIVMTGLEPAGVVEAVRATVEQVAADGVPCPADYQVPDTSRRVVDFILSTVRRHHEWAGLRR, from the coding sequence ATGACCCGCGTGATGACGGTGGTCGGCACCCGGCCGGAGATCATCCGGCTGTCCCGGGTGATGGACCGGTTGGACCGTACGGTCGAGCACGTGCTGGTGCACACCGGCCAGAACTGGGATCCGTTCCTGTCCGAGGTCTTCTTCACCGAGTTGCGGCTACGCCCGCCGGACCGGTCGCTCGGCGTCGACACCACCTCGCTGGGCCGGGTGCTCGGTGGGGTGCTGGTCGGTGTCGAGGAGGCGATCGCCGACCACCGGCCGGACGCCCTGCTGGTGCTGGGCGACACCAACAGCGCCATCGCCGCCCTGATGGCCCGCCGGATGCGGGTGCCCGTCTACCACATGGAAGCGGGCAACCGCTGTTTCGACCTCAACGTGCCCGAGGAGACCAACCGGCGGCTGGTCGACCATGTCAGCGACTTCAACCTGGTCTACAGCGAGCACGCCCGACGCAATCTGATCGCCGAGGGCCTGCACCCGCGCCGGATCCTGCACACCGGCTCGCCGATGCGCGAGGTCCTGGACCACTACCGGGCCGACATCGCCGCCTCGACCGTGCTCGATCAGCTCGGCCTGACCCCCGGTGGGTACGTGGTGGTCAGCGCGCACCGCGAGGAGAACGTGGACCGGCCGGACCGGCTGCACCGGCTGCTCGACTGCCTGCGGGCGGTCCGCGACGAGTGGGCGTTGCCGGTGCTGGTCAGCACCCATCCGCGTACCCGTAAGCGGTTGGAGGCGCTGGCGAGCGACCCGACCAGCCTCGACCGGATCACCTTCCACGAGCCGTTCGGCCTGTTCGACTACGTGAGCCTGCAGCGTGCCGCCCACTGCACGTTGTCCGACAGCGGCACGATCAGCGAGGAGGCCGCGATCCTCGGGTTCCCGGCGGTGACCCTGCGCGAGTCGATCGAGCGGCCGGAGGCGTTGGACGCCGGCGGCATCGTCATGACCGGGCTGGAACCTGCCGGGGTGGTCGAAGCGGTCCGTGCCACCGTCGAGCAGGTCGCCGCCGACGGCGTGCCCTGCCCGGCGGACTACCAGGTGCCGGACACCTCCCGACGGGTGGTCGACTTCATCCTGTCGACCGTCCGGCGGCACCACGAGTGGGCCGGTCTGCGGCGCTGA
- a CDS encoding glycosyltransferase, whose protein sequence is MHDVTTARAADGTGAAHPEPPGPPAPVTTYRILATAGVFEPGYRGGGPIRSLRFILDTLPTDIDVTLITRDRDLGAAAPYPGLSGRLIRRDPRSSVFYLDPTSPRQWVRLLCHLRSHPADLLYVNSLWSMFSVLAITAAALRLLRVPAILLAPRGELAPAALAIRRRKKRLFLAVWAPVLRRLDVRWQACSWREQRQILAAFPWARVMVNGNECPVPDRAPPPVTPHDGPLRLVFVGRISPMKNLVTALAALARVSRPVHFDIHGPREDEAYWARCRDLIAAMPAHVQVRYLGELAADEVLTTFSGYDAFLFPTLGENYGHVILESLAAGCPVVCSDETPFSDLIASAGGVVVDPATVPAVAAVLDSLADRSASERAAAKEAAGRRYRLWRQQTRELHVLDHARRFCR, encoded by the coding sequence GTGCACGACGTGACGACCGCCCGGGCCGCCGACGGCACCGGGGCGGCCCACCCGGAACCGCCCGGACCGCCCGCACCCGTCACCACCTACCGGATCCTCGCCACCGCCGGGGTGTTCGAACCCGGCTACCGGGGCGGCGGGCCCATCCGTTCGCTGCGGTTCATCCTGGACACCCTCCCGACCGACATCGACGTCACGCTGATCACCCGGGACCGGGACCTGGGGGCCGCCGCGCCGTACCCGGGTCTGTCCGGTCGCCTGATCCGCCGCGACCCCCGGTCGTCGGTGTTCTACCTGGATCCGACCAGCCCGCGCCAGTGGGTCAGGCTGCTGTGTCACCTGCGGTCCCACCCGGCCGATCTGCTCTACGTCAACAGCCTCTGGTCGATGTTCTCGGTGCTGGCGATCACGGCGGCGGCGCTGCGGTTGCTGCGCGTACCGGCGATCCTGCTCGCCCCCCGCGGCGAGCTCGCCCCGGCGGCGCTGGCGATCAGACGACGCAAGAAGCGGCTGTTCCTGGCGGTCTGGGCACCGGTGCTGCGCCGCCTCGACGTGCGGTGGCAGGCGTGCAGCTGGCGGGAACAGCGACAGATCCTGGCCGCGTTTCCGTGGGCACGGGTGATGGTCAACGGCAACGAGTGCCCCGTCCCGGACCGCGCCCCGCCGCCGGTGACCCCGCACGACGGGCCGCTGAGGCTGGTCTTCGTCGGTCGGATCTCGCCGATGAAGAACCTCGTCACGGCGTTGGCTGCCCTTGCCCGGGTGAGCCGGCCGGTCCACTTCGACATCCACGGCCCCCGGGAGGACGAGGCGTACTGGGCGCGGTGCCGCGACCTGATCGCCGCGATGCCGGCCCACGTCCAGGTCCGTTACCTGGGCGAGCTCGCCGCCGACGAGGTGCTGACGACCTTCAGTGGCTACGACGCCTTCCTGTTCCCGACCCTGGGTGAGAACTACGGTCACGTGATCCTGGAGAGCCTCGCCGCCGGCTGCCCGGTCGTCTGTTCCGACGAGACCCCGTTCAGCGATCTGATCGCCAGCGCCGGTGGGGTGGTGGTCGACCCGGCGACGGTACCCGCCGTCGCGGCCGTGCTGGACTCGCTCGCCGACCGGTCGGCGAGCGAGCGGGCGGCGGCCAAGGAGGCGGCGGGCCGGCGGTACCGGCTCTGGCGCCAGCAGACCCGGGAACTGCACGTCCTCGACCACGCCCGCCGGTTCTGCCGCTGA
- a CDS encoding acyltransferase gives MPSRIRPLVQRVRDHLAASRDPAAFARSLGVNLTGRVRFYGVNRAMFGSEPWLITIGDNVYVTSEVQFVTHDGGTLILRKEHPDLDWTAPITIGDDVYIGMRAMILAGVTIGNRCVIGAGAVVTRDIPDNTVAAGVPARPIRTTDEYLERLRAKSLGIGHLPVPAKHEAMKRIYRVGAG, from the coding sequence GTGCCCAGTCGCATCCGTCCGCTCGTCCAACGGGTCCGGGACCACCTGGCGGCGTCCCGGGACCCGGCGGCGTTCGCCAGGTCGCTCGGGGTCAACCTCACCGGCCGGGTCCGGTTCTACGGCGTCAACCGTGCGATGTTCGGCTCGGAACCCTGGCTGATCACCATCGGCGACAACGTGTACGTCACCTCCGAGGTGCAGTTCGTCACCCACGACGGCGGCACGTTGATCCTGCGCAAGGAACACCCGGACCTCGACTGGACGGCACCGATCACCATCGGCGACGACGTCTACATCGGGATGCGGGCGATGATCCTGGCCGGCGTCACCATCGGCAACCGGTGCGTCATCGGCGCGGGCGCGGTCGTCACCCGGGACATCCCGGACAACACGGTGGCGGCCGGGGTGCCGGCCCGGCCGATCCGCACCACCGACGAGTACCTGGAACGGCTGCGCGCCAAGTCGCTGGGCATCGGGCATCTGCCGGTGCCGGCCAAGCACGAGGCGATGAAACGGATCTACCGGGTCGGCGCCGGCTGA